A single window of Sebastes umbrosus isolate fSebUmb1 chromosome 16, fSebUmb1.pri, whole genome shotgun sequence DNA harbors:
- the LOC119474770 gene encoding uncharacterized protein LOC119474770 isoform X1, translated as MKRTYNVKSVHRYQRMGNGSHEHCCVPLCSNSSRYNSVLSFHRFPKDPELRLKWLDRIRRDCLTATSHIKVCSRHFSRDKLIVTSQGRRTLKFGAVPALFHWNNYAESETRFGVWELPVRPRTPPAVQSDTTGPDPEEPADTVQPTQHTEEDVVPVVVDHEYCFSSKSVVVDRVHYDGMLREIEALDPGQSRLQDPCGLQRFAGSPEDILFYTRFPSYDHLMAFWTLMEPATSRMVRTTRSKGSSAKREEAFSRHTQKLAPIDEFFLFLNFLSTGCTQRELGHRFNIQTTTVSRIIITWADFLYRLLGSVCTWLTPEQIRAHLPPEFREYADTQVIIDCTELRCQAPSSPLHQNDVFSLYKSHCTFKAMVGMAPHGALTFVSALYDSSVSDKEMFRQSGIVPLLSPNRAVMVDKDFLVDDLVPGKVHRPAFLSKGNQTSAHDGLETRLRVHVERLTRRVKENKLFDTEIPSSISGSITQLFTVACLLSNYQNAPPLKK; from the exons ATGAAGCGAACTTATAACGTAAAGAGCGTCCACCGGTACCAGCGGATGGGAAACGGGTCACACGAGCACTGTTGTGTTCCGCTGTGCTCCAACTCCAGCCGGTACAACTCCGTGTTGAGCTTCCACCGGTTCCCCAAAGACCCAGAACTCCGTCTGAAGTGGTTGGACAGAATCCGGCGTGATTGTTTAACGGCGACGAGTCACATTAAGGTGTGCAGCAGACACTTCAGTAGAGATAAACTCATCGTTACGTCTCAGGGAAGACGGACGTTAAAGTTCGGCGCCGTTCCGGCTTTGTTTCACTGGAACAACTACGCGGAGTCAGAGACCCGGTTCGGGGTTTGGGAGCTCCCGGTACGACCCAGAACACCGCCAGCAGTCCAGTCCGACACCACCGGCCCGGACCCGGAGGAGCCTGCAGACACCGTCCAGCCGACCCAGCACACGGAGGAGGACGTGGTGCCGGTCGTTGTGGACCACGAGTACTGTTTCTCCAGTAAGAGCGTCGTAGTGGACCGGGTTCACTACGACGGGATGCTGCGGGAGATTGAAGCGTTGGACCCGGGACAATCCCGTTTACAAGACCCGTGTGGGCTGCAGCGGTTCGCTGGATCACCAgaagatattttattttacaccAG GTTCCCCTCCTACGATCATCTGATGGCGTTCTGGACTCTGATGGAACCAGCGACATCCAGGATGGTCCGGACCACAAGGTCCAAAGGATCGTCTGCTAAGAGAGAGGAGGCTTTCAGCAGACACACA CAGAAACTGGCCCCCATAGATGAGTTCTTCCTGTTTCTAAACTTCCTGTCGACTGGCTGCACCCAGAGGGAGCTCGGCCACCGTTTTAATATCCAAACCACAACGGTCAGCAGAATCATCATAACGTGGGCCGACTTCCTCTACCGCCTGCTGGGATCGGTGTGCACCTGGTTGACACCTGAACAGATCAGAGCTCATCTTCCTCCTGAGTTCAGGGAGTACGCAGACACCCAGGTGATCATTGACTGCACAGAGCTGCGCTGCCAAGCGCCGTCCTCCCCGCTACATCAGAATGACGTTTTCTCTTTATATAAGTcccactgcacctttaaggccATGGTGGGCATGGCTCCACACGGGGCTCTAACGTTTGTGTCAGCACTCTACGACAGCTCTGTGAGTGATAAAGAGATGTTCAGACAATCAGGCATCGTACCTCTGCTGTCCCCTAACAGGGCTGTGATGGTTGATAAAGACTTCCTGGTGGATGACCTCGTCCCTGGAAAAGTTCACCGGCCCGCCTTCCTGTCTAAAGGAAACCAAACGTCAGCACATGATGGTCTCGAGACACGTTTGAGAGTCCATGTGGAGAGGTTAACGAGGAGGGTGAAGGAAAACAAACTGTTTGATACTGAAATCCCCTCCTCCATCTCAGGGAGCATCACTCAGTTATTCACCGTGGCGTGTCTCCTCTCCAACTACCAGAATGCACCTCCGCTCAAGAAGTGA
- the LOC119474770 gene encoding uncharacterized protein LOC119474770 isoform X2, with protein sequence MKRTYNVKSVHRYQRMGNGSHEHCCVPLCSNSSRYNSVLSFHRFPKDPELRLKWLDRIRRDCLTATSHIKVCSRHFSRDKLIVTSQGRRTLKFGAVPALFHWNNYAESETRFGVWELPVRPRTPPAVQSDTTGPDPEEPADTVQPTQHTEEDVVPVVVDHEYCFSSKSVVVDRVHYDGMLREIEALDPGQSRLQDPCGLQRFAGSPEDILFYTRFPSYDHLMAFWTLMEPATSRMVRTTRSKGSSAKREEAFSRHTQKLAPIDEFFLFLNFLSTGCTQRELGHRFNIQTTTVSRIIITWADFLYRLLGSVCTWLTPEQIRAHLPPEFREYADTQGCDG encoded by the exons ATGAAGCGAACTTATAACGTAAAGAGCGTCCACCGGTACCAGCGGATGGGAAACGGGTCACACGAGCACTGTTGTGTTCCGCTGTGCTCCAACTCCAGCCGGTACAACTCCGTGTTGAGCTTCCACCGGTTCCCCAAAGACCCAGAACTCCGTCTGAAGTGGTTGGACAGAATCCGGCGTGATTGTTTAACGGCGACGAGTCACATTAAGGTGTGCAGCAGACACTTCAGTAGAGATAAACTCATCGTTACGTCTCAGGGAAGACGGACGTTAAAGTTCGGCGCCGTTCCGGCTTTGTTTCACTGGAACAACTACGCGGAGTCAGAGACCCGGTTCGGGGTTTGGGAGCTCCCGGTACGACCCAGAACACCGCCAGCAGTCCAGTCCGACACCACCGGCCCGGACCCGGAGGAGCCTGCAGACACCGTCCAGCCGACCCAGCACACGGAGGAGGACGTGGTGCCGGTCGTTGTGGACCACGAGTACTGTTTCTCCAGTAAGAGCGTCGTAGTGGACCGGGTTCACTACGACGGGATGCTGCGGGAGATTGAAGCGTTGGACCCGGGACAATCCCGTTTACAAGACCCGTGTGGGCTGCAGCGGTTCGCTGGATCACCAgaagatattttattttacaccAG GTTCCCCTCCTACGATCATCTGATGGCGTTCTGGACTCTGATGGAACCAGCGACATCCAGGATGGTCCGGACCACAAGGTCCAAAGGATCGTCTGCTAAGAGAGAGGAGGCTTTCAGCAGACACACA CAGAAACTGGCCCCCATAGATGAGTTCTTCCTGTTTCTAAACTTCCTGTCGACTGGCTGCACCCAGAGGGAGCTCGGCCACCGTTTTAATATCCAAACCACAACGGTCAGCAGAATCATCATAACGTGGGCCGACTTCCTCTACCGCCTGCTGGGATCGGTGTGCACCTGGTTGACACCTGAACAGATCAGAGCTCATCTTCCTCCTGAGTTCAGGGAGTACGCAGACACCCAG GGCTGTGATGGTTGA